From the Psilocybe cubensis strain MGC-MH-2018 chromosome 6, whole genome shotgun sequence genome, the window AGAATGCATTTGCCACTCAACTGGACACATAGTTTAATCCTTTAAGAATGCTGACAGTAGATCTACTTCATGAATTTGAGCTTGGATTATGGAAAGGCCTTTTTACGCACCTAATATGCTTGCTATACACTGCTGGTCAAGGACCTAACCATCTTGTTATAGAGCTTGACAAACAGAATTATATTATTCACTTGTATATTTGTTGAGCTAATATATGTGTATAGGTATTGCCAGGTTTTAACTTTTGGTGATGAAACAATCCAAAGTTTTGTAGAAAACTCTTCAGAAATGAAAAAGCTTGCAGCGCATGACTTCGAAGATCTTCTTTAGGTATTTTGAAATTGATTTCTAGTATTCTTAATCTCATGTATATTCTTAGTGCGTGATTTTTATCTTTGAAGGCTTATTTCTACCAAAGCATAATTGACAAACTGCCAAACTTCTTTACCATACTGCGGAATAGCACGGACTAGCCAAAATGCTAATTCATACTGAAGGAATATTAGAATTGTTAGATGCACTTACCGCTGAGTTTGGAAGGTTAATGCAAGAGTTTCATGATTTTATATATTCCCAATTTGATACCCAAGAGCTTCCACAAGAGACTGAAGCatgtcaacaacaacagacACAAAAGCATGCTCAATCCATGAGTACTCCATCTTTGTCATCTTTAAACAATACAAACCAACAGCCTCGGCAAAAAGGAGGATGTTGATTGAAATTATTCAATTTATCCACCATAAAATTTCACTTTTTAGGTGACTATGTTTAACATATACGCTTATTTGGGACTACTGACTTGTACTCAACACAACTTGTAAGTTGCATATAAATGAATATTGGAAGTTGACACATACTAAACAGTTTGTATAGGGCAAACTTGCACATTGTCTGCTCAAAGCCTTCTATCACttaacaaacaaaaaagatgCTAATAAACAAGTTGCTCAGAAGTATGATTGTCTTAGTTTCCTCTGTATACACACATCATATCATGCGCAATGCATTGCTGAAAAGGCTAAGGCCTTGAACCATAGCCTGGCTGAGCAAACACACTATATCTTGAAGTCTCAAAACGTGGTCCTCAATATCTTTTAGTTTATTCAGTCTGACAATGATCCCGCAAAAGAGgtatttgtttttttagaTTTGTTTACAAAATTTAAATCCTAAaattaattttttttaaatAATAGAACTTGCTACCAGGCCTTAAAAACCATTTGCTTGGACAACTTCTTGGACTTCCATTTGAAGACAATGACACACAGAATGTATTTACAAATGAGAATCAAAACAACCTCCAAATCATTAATAACACCATGTTCCATGTCAATACTGCTTGTATCAACTATACAATCTATGATATGTGGCGTGTGTATGACACAATTAATACCCAAAACCATCCTTTTGTTATGGTTATGTCTCCAGAAACTGAGCCAGGCTTGCATCCATTTTGGTACGCTTCTGTGATGGGTGTTTTTCATGTTGATATTGAGCATGTGGAACCACAATCTTTAAATTTTAGCCAACGTCACATGGAATTCTTGTGGGTCCAATGGCTTGGTGTTGAACCTGGTCATTGAAGTGGCTGGAAGTTTGTCTATTTACCAAAAATTGGGTATATTCCTGAATCAAATGAGTTTGCCTTTAATTTTCTTGATCTATCTCTGGTTCTTTAGGAATGCCATCTTTTACCATTGTTTGTTAATGGAAAAACAAATGACCTTTTGAAAAGCACAGAGCCAACTGAAGCATGGGCTCAACAAGACAGTAATAATTGGGTAAACTTTTATGTCAACATGTAAGTTTTTGCTGGACAAATTTACCTATTTATCACAATGCTAATTTACTATCATAATTCACAGCTTTGTGGACCGTAACATATTGGCAAGATACCTTGGTGTAGGGATTGGACACCAAGATATAGCTCAATATTTTGATGTGGCTATAGATCAGCAAGGTCATAATGATAAAGAAGTAGAGAAAGATACTCATATTCTAGAGGTGGAGCTTTAATCTAGTGATTCTGAAGATGATAGCAATAGTAATGACCAAAATGGCTTTTTGGATAATGACTTAGAAGATGGTGATAATGGATTTGACAATTTGTAGCCCAGACATTTACTACAATTTAGATACCTTGCTTAAATTTGGACCCATGTGACTCATTTCAAACATGACTGACATACTTAAGACATCTTGCTTCTGACAACTTACCCACTATAATGGCTAGCACACCAGACTTTTGCAACCCTGCTGTATCTCCCAATATATTTCTGACTCTTCAGAGTAACAAAGCAGCAGAGACAAGCTTCTCTTTCAAAATTAATACTTCTACTCTTGTCATGCCAGACTTAGACTTGAATGTCGAAGTTATAGTCAATAAGATTATACTCCAAACATTTATGCATATTATAATATGTCCATTAGATTTCTTCTCCAACACCCTCTAGCCATGACATCTTTAATACAGCATCAGGCACTATAGTTCCTGTGAggtttatttatttatataTATGTAATGTGGATTCTAAAATCCTACATATAGTATGTACTACAGAATCCACCAAAACCATAGCTGGATACTATAAAGAGCTGTCCACAACCTTACAAGGAAATCTATAAAGAGATCATCAGGGACCGTGTTGACACCTATCTTATAATGACCATATAATAAAATCATATTGAGATGTACAATCTATAACTACAAATAATTGATGTACTATAGACTACAATATATAATGTTGTATAATAATTATCAAATCATGTATGATCTTATAATATCTAGTCACATTGGTGGCACACTGTAAGTGGTATGTTCTGGTGTCTAACTTTCCCAAAATTCCTGATGTTGAGTATCATGGATGCAACAGGAGGAGCGGAAAGCTTTACCTTTGCTTTTAAAGCCATTTCTAAGGTATGCACTTGACTTAtaaggttgttgttgaatgaGTTGGTATTGATCAATAGTGGCTCTTACATGACGGTAGTATTATCTCCTATCGGTACGAGTAGGCGTGACCTAAGTACTATATTAAGTGTCCCAGACTCCATCCTCTTTTAACGTTACATCCTGTGCATCTTTTTACTATACATAGTGCAGCCTTGTGACAGGCAGAGTTCCAATGATCCCCGTACTCCTTCTACTCCCAGTCCTTTCCCACATGTGCAGTCAGTCCAGCACACCCTAGTGGAGCTGTTGCCGGCGGCAGTGATTAGTGTGCATCCCTTTTATTTGGCAATTGACCAAAGAGAGCCCATAGCAACCTAACTGACTTGTCCAAAGTCTCCTTTGGGTTGGCTTTAGCCGTCTCCGCCCGTGGGTTCCGTTCTACTCTTTGGTACTGAATGGTCTTGCAGTCGGGGGCCGGCTTTAGCCGTCTTGGCCATTAGGCCATCACTTTTGTGCTTGTCCCAAACCTCCCAGTCCTCCCTCTTTGGCATTGCTccctttttagaaacaaagaaGAATAGAGCTACCATGTTGTCATTGCACTGGAGGGCGTAGGTACATCCTGTTTGGCCGCTTTGCCGCAAAAGCATTCTTAAAGCCTTCCTAGCGGATCCCCAAATCAGTGCCTGGTGTCACCCGAGTGGCGTTGAAAAGTCACATGGTGTCTAAATCATTTTATCCATGCAACCGGCAAGGTTTGAATTTGCGTCCTAACCATCAGCCTAGGGTTAAGTACGCAATGGTGCCTCCTGAGCCACCGTGCCCCTGACTTATAAGGTAGACTATTGTAATGCATAGTATAGAACAAGTCCTTAGCCTTTCCTTCTGTAACTTGTCAATCTATATCAATATATTTGGCTCAAGCTAATTGGAAAAATAGTAGTATCACCATAGAAGTTGGACAGTCATGTTCAATAGCCTACTAAATTTCACAATACTAACTGGCAACCCTTGTCTTTTTACCAAACTTAAAAAACATAGATAATAGAAACCAAAATATTAATGTGAATTTTTCCTAGACATAAATAAATTTTTAAGCCATACACAATACCACCCAGACAAAATACTAGataaagacaaagacaactTTGAAATCATTATACAATCTGTCAATGCTGCCCTTAGTACCAACACAAGGTCAATACACCTTGAATGATAATAGTAAGATTTAATCCACAAGGAAACCCTTATCTTGTTTACCAGATTAGACCAAACCACCGTGGAGCTTATCAAACATGTCAGGCAGCAACGGAAAGTAGACCAACACCTAGCGCCATGCATTGATAAGGGCAGAAATTGTGGCAGGTGGCGTGAAAAGCATGACACATAGACACTTACCATGTCAATACCCAGGATAGAGATGGCAGACAATATAACATGCAATACTGTGCATATTGTTATAGGCTAAGAAAAAGAACAGTGTAGAAGGCAATGCCCTATCTATTATTATAACAGGAGGAGAGGATCTGAGCAGCAGAAGTTTGTGATAAAAAAAGGTAGAAAGAAAACATTCTCTCTGTAGTATGCCATGCATATTATGCAAAGTATGGTGGTAGAGAGGCAGGGGACATATGGCACGGCACAAAGCCCTGTAGATATTATTTAGGCATATTGTTGGGGCGGCAAGAGTACTGTGGCATATCAATGCCCTGCATGTTGATTTGGGTAGAGGAGTATGATGCCTCTATGCTATTGTTGGAGGTGAGAGAAATGGTGGGTGCAGTGGCTGATGGAGCAAAATTCAACACTATATGCATTGTTGTGAATGGAGAGTGATGAGCGTGAAGGGCATGGTGTGTATTTTCACTGTGTTGCTATATTGTTGTAAGGTAATTATAACAACCTTTGACAACGCTATGGACATAAGATAATGCTAAATAGAACAACTAATTATTAAAGCTGAGAATAATCTCCAAAATCTAAACATTCTCAAAGAATATATGACAACTTTTTATAATGTCTATTATTGCAAGAACATTGAACAATTGGCAGTCAAAAAAGAGGTCCTTGCCAAGCATTGAATAATTTTAGGAGGAAATTAAAGCAGCATATAAAATTTTAATAATTATCTGGAATTGTTGAAAGATTTGGCAATGTACAAAGAAGCCATGGTGTATATTGTTGCAACTTTTAAGTAATGAGATGGAAGATATAAAAGAGTAAATTGCTATACTGCATCTACTTGGAGAGAACATCCTAGCAGATATGCacataaaaaatattaaatTAGGGcttaaaaagcaaaaagtgGGAGAAGGTAATATGGAATATGAGCAACATACTGAAACAATTCCTGCAAGATCCACTATATCATCAACAAGGATACCAAACTCTGTGTTGACTTTCTTATTACATTTTTTCTCAATTGtatcaagatattcaatgGAGTTTTGTTTAACTAAAGCAGAAGGAATGCTTCTATACTACAAAAGATTTGCAGTGGGAAGAGCAAAAGGATGGAAAACATCTATTTGGAAAATAGCATCCaccatgttttttttttttgcaagtcGTGGTAGGCAGAAAGCAACGGGGTAGGGAGGAAACTATAGCTGCAAGTTTTGGTGGGCAGAGAAGTGGGGCAGTGGGTAGAAAGAGCAATATGTGCAGTGTGAATGCAACAATGTGCATATTTGAGTAAGCAAAGAGCTGCAGAAGCTTTTGTGGTAGCGGCAAGGGTGGTTTTGAGGACCATAGCATACAGTGCTATGCATGTATTAGTAAAAGATGTGGCATTATGTATATAATAAGATGGATACAATGGAGAGAGCTTATGTGTCATGCAATGGGATGGTTGTTGTGCTGGGTGGAAGCAGCTATAGAGGTAGTGTAAAGTGCTATATGATGGGTGTCACAGTAAGCAAAAGGTTTAAATGCTACAGTGTGCATATTACAGCAAACAGAAAGCAAAaatacagtgggcaaaaaaaccatTTGAGTAttggtcacgtatgaaaagattaatttataactttgaaattaaaaatgttaaaaatatgaaattATTCACAGGTATACTAGAGGgtattagctaaaggatggcacactgatcatgtgatttttccaaggATTCACCAAACAGGAGCATATAcagtttgctaagtcatttgaacagtttttttgctaaacacttgagtatcaataaatcatatctactagtactttgtatgtccaCCCTTGCCCTTAATCACTGCTGCACACCTTCTAGGcatgctagcaatcaaattctgcaccacttccttgggtattccattccattccttctcaaccctcttccaaagttcatggataCCCTTTGGTGGGACTTCATGTTTATtaagtcttcttttgaggtattcccatagatgttcaatggggttaagatctggagattgtgcaggccatatgaggaccctaaaattctgctcttcaaaccatttcctggccaattttgaggtgtgcttggggtcattgtcttgctgaaagtggatatcttctacctGTTGACCATACCACTCCAAGGATTTTAGGAGCTTATCATCTAGGATCTCAGTGTATAACTGAGCATCCATCTTCCCATCAATTCTAGTCACTGCGGACATTGGCTTCAATAACGACTGAGTATATTTTGAATATATGATAATCTtagtattttaatttttcaaCATTTATTCAAGACATAACCCCTAGTTAATTGCAAAACAAAATTTCAACCTTTTTTCAACATATACCGAGGGACAAAATTTGATATTTATTCTAATTAACACAGCCGATCAAATGTTGAATAAATTTTGAACTCGAATATACTATACATGGTAGACTATTTTTTACCATATACATGTTTGACCGAAACGTACTCAAAAGGGTAATTAATCATCGGACTGGTTCTTACGAGTATATATATTGAATTTGTAGAATATCAGACAGGCAAAAGAGGTACTAATTAACGAAGCAAGTGAAATAGCTCGATATCACATCTCATATTATTATAACAAATGATACTCATGATCAGACGGCTCGCCGCCAAAAGTCCGTTGATGCACGGATAGTGAATCATAATCAGGTATATATACGGGTTATATGCATCGAGAGCGCGCAAAACTATGCCCTAGGACGAGCGAGCCAGGTTAGCAATTAAGAAGTGATAAAATCTCGGACTCGCCTTTCTATAGGATGTGGATATCTAGTTCTAGAGTGGTTACAAACTATCGGTATATAGACATTCCATTTCCACGGAGATCGGTGGCACTAGGTGTGGGGGGTGGACGACAGTGCACATGTTCTTTTAATTTTGAACTATGGGTGAATACGTTGGCGTTGCTGCCAAATGTGGTCGCTGCATCCGCGCATTCATGAACTGGAACGTTGTACGCTGATCAATCTGAGCTGCAGAACTACATAAAAAATGTTGCATACTCACTTACAGTGACTATGATCAACAAGAATGTGCGAGATATTGGTGACGAGAACTATTAAACTCAATTAATCAGCGCTTACACCCGTTTTGCTGCGATTGATGCCACATCAATCACAGATCACTCTAGTTTCTCGCGTTCTTTCTTCCAATTAACACTCACACACAGACACTTTGCCTCCCTCATCAAGTCGCATTACTAGGCTATTCATGATGATGGGCATCATTGATTCATACTCTAAGTCTGCCCATCTCTTCATCCTGCTTGTCTGTTTACTTCTCAGTTTTGGGTGGACGGCTCTCTATGCAGCAATTTTCCTAAGCTTCATACTCCATTATATATCGGCATTCCTCTCCATAGTTTTTAAAGAAAGCGGAAATTTTTTAGACGGCTTACTCGTCTCGCCACTCGAGCTGTACAAGAGCGCAAAAGGCTATGGAAATGGGAGAAAAATCCGGGTTTTGGGGCGCGTTTTCGGGGAAACAGGTGAGTTACTACAAAAACTACGCCCAGACTTTTCATGCGAACCTTTTTAGTGGAAGAAAGAGCGCGACCATTCCTCAAAAAACGTCACGACATCACCATCCGTAAAATTGGTATCGAAGGCCAACGACTTCGCTTGTCCCCCGGTTCTCAAGCTGATCACGATCTGGAGGTCGATCTGGAGATGCTCAACAATGAATTCAAGCTGAATGATATACTCTTCGAGCGTGTCATACGCAAGCACGCTGCCGCCCATGAATACGACTTCCTTTGCCTACGCTATAACATTACTCCCCACCGTGTCACTGCTCCCGATCGTGAGGTCTAGGTTTTTTGCGGGCGtttgcctcttcttcttcatcgttctTATCGCTTTATTTTGGACACATTTTCTTGTCACATCATCTTGGACGTGCTTTCTGCATAGATATCTTGCTGTTAAACTTGTGCTGCATTCTAAATGTTTTCCTTGTacataatttttttcttgggaCGTTTTTATTTGTATTTCATGTCACCGCCGTATTGCATCTCTATTCTTGTGTAGAAGTCGCCGTCTGGATATCGTTGAAGGTGGCCTGTAGTTGATGTCTTATCCTTCGACTAATGTAGCATACCCATTGAACTTTATAAGTATTCCAATATAGCCAAATATTCATGTCGTATATTCAAAACACAATAATCATGGGACTTCGATTTCATAAAATAGATTTATTCCTTGATCATGACGTTATGTATACAACCTATATATATTATACATCTAGAATAAATcaacccaagttcaattCTCTTGTACATTCAATGCACTTACCAGTATGATTATGGAGTGCCTCCATCGAAAGTATCAATTCAGTTCTTCCTATATATAGTTCTCCAGCACGATTGACTTCTAGTCTCTTGAGAACGGGATAGTTCCACAGCCACAACTCCGGCGTGCCCAATCATGATCAAGGGCACAAGGAGTGCTTCGATGTCACGATTACGAGCAACTTGCTTAGAGTCAGTGCAGAGAGAATACGATGCAGCCGTTAACGTTGGAATTGAACGAGAACATGAACTGCGGGATTGCGCGACTCGACCGAGTCCCACTGAAATCTGAGATTAGCACTGCTAAAtcaaataaaataaaagaagcaCACCGTAGTTCAAGGCATCTTCACAATGTTAAACAACTTAGCATATCCGCGCATGACAATGTCCGAGAGCCCCACCGAGTGCGATGTGTTTCAGGACAGGCGGGCACAGGAGGAGAGTACTGGAGAAGTTGACCTTGCTTACGCTGATATTGGATTCAAGACACCTGACGCTGATGATGAGCCGAATGAGCACCGCGGAGACCGCGAGCACTGTTAGGAGTGAGGCGGTGGAAGTGTGGTTCTTCAGTTGAGTAACTGCGCTTGTGTCCGGGTTGAAGGACTGGGTGTTACTGATGGTATATCAGATTTAGATGTAGAAAGTGTTGACTTTGTGGCTGCTGTAGAAGCAGACCTCTGAGCGTCGAAAAAGCGTGAGGCAAATATGAGTGAGTATCTGATGTGTGCTGACAGGTTGTGTATGTTGGCAACAAAAGCTGTATCGCCAAATCCTGTGTGGTAGAGCGCGATAGCGGACAGAATGTCgaggaaagaaaacgcaACCATCCATCTGTACTTGCGacgagaaagaaaaaaaaatcagcaTACCATAATATACAACATAAAAATATGCAGCCGCTTACCTGCTCTGCGAGTTTAATTCCTGAGCACTCGCCACGCTTGCCATGAATGCCTCCAAACCTCCATTGACCGCCAGAACGGGGATATACCAGAACCACACAGCGAGGACGCGTACGCGTGGGCACTGGTCGCATGGTACGCGGGAGGAGCAGAGGTGCGTATGTGGAGGCGAAGAAAGGGAAAATAGAGCAGAGGTCAGTTGGTAGGTCCTTGATAAAGATCGGCTCCTCTTTTCCGTAAAATACCATAAACTGCTAGCTAGGTCAAACTGATCATGGATGGTGGTGTTCACGGGGCGTTGCCAGTGCCTCCGTTCAAGTTGATGACCGAGTACATCCGCCTGCGGGCGGTCAATATTGCTCTGCACGATTCTCTCTCATGGTCGACACTACGCGCATCCTCAACCTCGTTGTGGTCCTTCACATTGTCCGAAGACTCTGCCTACATCTTTATTCCACCAAGTTTGTCGCCAAACCATCCTTGTCGCTCTCCTCCGCCGTTTAGCTCAAACTCCGTATTTCATTCTTACTCATGACCACAGCGTTCGCGATCATCCGTTTCTCCGTCCTCGCTTCCTTCAGCAGACCCTTTGAGCGCAGCGGCACCATTATTAAGCTTTCGCTTCTTCCTGCGTTGTCTCTTGGGCACTTCTCTGAACAGGGCAAATCGCATGATCTCTTCAGCTTGTTTGGCATCCCATTGTTCAACCTTGGCAGAGAGGCGTGCTTTGGCATGCGCAGTTGAAAGACGAATGAGGGTCTCGAGTGTACGGGCAGTCAACGGTGAAGTCTAGGGATGCATAAACATATCAAACAATGTCCAGTGAAAGAGAAGATTGCCCGGTGGCGCCGAACCTTTTTCTTATTCCCTTCCATTCCTTCATTTCGCAAGTTCGCATAAACCTCCACGATGTAATCAGCCGCACCTTTAGTCAACACAGGGGCAGTTCTACTCTTCGCATATTGAATATACTTCTTAACGAAGTGCGCAATGCTCAAGACCTCCATCTTCTTGGGCTTGTTTTGCCGAGTCTGTCGTCCCGACTGCTGCATACCCATGTGTAAAAGAGGATCATATTTCTCGAAGGGACTGGTTTCAACGGCCTCGGCGTCGAGATTAGACCCTGGGCCTTCGACCGATAATGGCTGAGAAAGGTTATCATGAATAGGTGTACCTTCTTCTAGGCCAGGAGCTAGGTATCGATGCATCCGAAGAACATGGTCCGCAATAGTTCTATCGCGCCTTTCTTCCACGTCGTCTGTGACAATGAAGAGGAGATCAAAACGGGACAAAAGGGAGTCTGGTAAAGCAATATTCTTGTGAGGATCTTTGTGAATTTTGTACTGTAATTGTCATCAGCAGCTGTCATTTTGATAAACTAAAATAAGGACGATATACCTGGCCGTAAATTGGATTTGCCGCCGCAACGACACTACAGCGAGCATTTAAACTGGTATGAATGCCAGCTTTCGCAATGGTAACTGTCTGCTGTTCCATAACTTCGTGAATAGCAACACGATCGACGTCCGACATCTTGTCGAATTCATCGATACAAACGACACCTCGATCGGCCAAGACCATGGCCCCCGCTTCCAATCGACGTTCTCCTGTCTCTTTATCGCTTGTGACGGCAGCCGTCAGACCAACACCCCAGCTTCCACGACCTGTGGTCGCAATAGCCAGAGGGGCAGTCCCGAGGACAAAACGAAGGCGTTGTGATTTCGCAGTGGAGGGATCACCGACCATGAGAAGATTGATGTCGCCACGGA encodes:
- a CDS encoding MCM DNA helicase complex subunit; the encoded protein is MSLLDNAVPQDEQLRDRARIFEKFLESDSVLYNYKDEIHRLLRLDQTRLLVNIDDLRDFDRDSANGLLKNPAVYLPAFESALTQVIQHVYDPEKHDIASKTCHVGFTGSFGDHHVSPRTLHTAHLGKMISLEGIITRCSLVRPKMLKSVHYCPETSIFYSREYRDATSSSSNLPPTTSLLPQTDNDGHPLQTEYGFCHFQDHQRISIQEMPERAPAGQLPQSTDIILDDDLVDKCKPGDRIQLVGVYRTVGGGSSANINLLSSKIGGGIAQTPLTDTDIRNINQLAKRKDIFNLLSESLAPSIFGHEHIKRAEKNLPNGTHIRGDINLLMVGDPSTAKSQRLRFVLGTAPLAIATTGRGSWGVGLTAAVTSDKETGERRLEAGAMVLADRGVVCIDEFDKMSDVDRVAIHEVMEQQTVTIAKAGIHTSLNARCSVVAAANPIYGQYKIHKDPHKNIALPDSLLSRFDLLFIVTDDVEERRDRTIADHVLRMHRYLAPGLEEGTPIHDNLSQPLSVEGPGSNLDAEAVETSPFEKYDPLLHMGMQQSGRQTRQNKPKKMEVLSIAHFVKKYIQYAKSRTAPVLTKGAADYIVEVYANLRNEGMEGNKKKTSPLTARTLETLIRLSTAHAKARLSAKVEQWDAKQAEEIMRFALFREVPKRQRRKKRKLNNGAAALKGSAEGSEDGETDDRERCGHE